The following nucleotide sequence is from Primulina tabacum isolate GXHZ01 chromosome 2, ASM2559414v2, whole genome shotgun sequence.
ataataaattcaatgagttgaatttataagaaataagtttgatatgatcaatcgataagcttataaataaagtttataaaagtttatagaaattttgagagcatgactgttaAGACAGACAAAGGAGTACACATGCCTTATTTAGACGTTGATGATCTCGgaattaaagtgtgcatcataataacaaacaagttgaaattgtcacatcgatgatattggatcgtcgatcgggattatgatgagattaatgtaatgggagcatggatcatgggcttgtaagagtataaaCCCATCATGCAactttattaaagttcaaatggactttaataattaattatattttaattgtgttaaaatatagcccattaattttttattaaatattgtattgAATTATGTAATATGGagatattcatgataccataatttaaaaacttgcacacaagcaaaataataaatatgtatattttcgaaatatgcatgaattttgGTGTTGCTGATTCGAGAATCATATACATAATGTTTGAAAtccattaacttaattaatgtgattaattaaggaaactacaattaattaaaataataaaatatattattttggtTAATTTATAAATGGCATGACCGAAGGTTTGAGAAATGAGAATTGATTTTCCCAAAAGTTTTCGGTGATTTGGCATGCAAATAAattttagaatctttaattGACTTAATCAATCTAATGAATTAAGTAAATAGAAGACTAGAAATGATAATAAGGATTTAGATTCTTATTTGACAACATACGCATGCATCCGAAAGGCTAGAGAATAATACAAGATACTTTCGGCTCTTCCCAATGCCAAGCGGCTCTCGAAAGTTTGGTTCTTATTCCAAGAAGTTTTCGGCAATACATTGAGTCGTCTTCTTTGTATTCCATCTCTGCGCAAaagttcttctaaatttctagtgcaatttagaagaggaacaaatattccagtcgtggaccggattagaagatcgaagaatgttcgtagggatttacaacaagagctacgtccgctaataccggtgtagttggagccaagtgaattaTTCACTAAGGTATAATACTAAACTCCTTATgattgttaatttattaaaatcatgcgagtgctcaaacaatatcttgaatgtcaagatctaaaaatttttaaaacttccgctgcgtttgggcgtgtaaaAAACCCAGATCCGACAGTACACCGAAACTCAATTATCGAATTTCACTTGTACTGGTGTCATAGAAGAAAGTTCTATATGGTTAGTAACATATCATGTTTCCTCTAATTTTAGTTTTCTTTTTACTTTAATCCAAACGGACATTTTCCCATTTTTTAGATTTGTTtttccttcattcttttctcttGTTAAGTTTTATCAGGTCCGGGGCAAAacaactgattttttttttttaacatttttaagaaTGGCTGTGACTATCTCCCCTTCTTTTTTGTGCAGACAATTTATTTGCACAGTGATTTTGGAAATATGATAACATAGTTTAAAGCCTTCATTTACAAGCTAAATAAaatctctaattttttttattcatcaGGAAAGGTAGAAGCATCCATACTTGCTTAAGAAAGAAAGTAGAGGAATTCATAGTGCGTACCTGGCGAAATGGGGGATTATCAAGCATTTCAAAGTCAGCAGTATCAAGAGCTGTCACCCCCTTATCATTGCTCGACGTAATGTCCACTCTCTTGTCCCATGTCAATGCATTTACAATTTCAGGATGCCAGTTTATGGCGGCCAAATGCAGGGGTTTATTTCCATATTTATCGCTcatatttataagttcattGAGTTCGGGATTGTGGAGAATGTAGTTGACTACATTAAGTTTCCCATTTTCAGCAGCAAGGTGTAAAATATTTCGACCATTTTTGTCGAGCAGCTCCACCGGATCAGCAGGACAGTAGTTAAGCAAAAGGCATATGGTAGCAAGATGACCTTCAACGGCAGCAAGATGAATAGGGAGCGAGCCACTTTTGTCTCTTCGAGTGGCACACGAAGCATTCCCTTTCAACAGATAAAGAACCACCTCGACATAACCTAATGAAGCAGCATAATGAAGTGGTAACCTCCCTCGACCATCTTGTAGTTTTATGAATCGTGGGCTTGAATTTAATATGACTTCTAACACATCTGTATTTCAGGAAACTATAAATTGAGCATTAAACAATCAAAAGCATATACGCTAGTCGTATGTCTTTGCTTCTAACCAAAGCTATTCATGAAGTGCTCAGCATgtaagaaaatatttccagtcaAAAGACTTGGAGTTTCTTGAAGTTGATATGATCAATGCTTTTTATAATTTAGAATACCCATGTGTTCCAAAAGCAAAACAAATGCAAGATGTGAAATACCTAGTTTTTTGTTCACAATAGCTGCTTCAATGGGAGACTTCTCCTTGAACTGATCATTTAACCGTTCCTGGTctgttgaatattgaagaattgaaGAAACACAGTCTTTCAAACCAGCTTCAGCCGCCAAGTACAACCCATATATTCCTTGTTTGTTGCGGTAATATAATAGCTCAGGATCTTCTTTGATCAAATATTGAACAATAGATTCTCGACCATTGATTAACGCTTCGTGGAGGGCTGTGTTTCCTCTTTCATTCTTTGCCCTCAAGAAATTATTCTTATCTGCCTCATCTTTAGTCTCTCCCTGAGACTCGGGTACATATGAACCCAATAAATCATGATGAATTAGCACCAAGGTTTCCACCATTGATTCATTTCCAGCTTTTGCAGCAAGATGCAATACGGTGTCTCCATTGAAATTCTTTTGGAGTATGATGGAGTGATATTTGGTTGCTATATAATTTACCATGCCGTGATTTCCATGTACAGCTGCTACATGAAAGAACGTATTCCCAATAGGGGTTACCCTGCTCAAAATTTCACTGGAGGATACATGGTTAGTCGCTGAAACACGATCGAGGATGCTGCTGAAATCGTTTTGCTTGCCGTTTTTGGCAGCCAGATACAAGTCATAGTCCTCGAATATGTCTGTGCTTTCCGATCCCATTGTTCCTTGATTGTCACTCTCTCTGCCATTTTTGGCATCCAGCTGTCGCAAGTCATAGTACTCGAAATCATCTCCTCTCTCTAGCTCCATGTGCAAATCAAGCTTGCCCATATGCTGCAAATGAGGAGAAAAACCGTAGATCGGAAAATGGAAACTGGGAATTGTGCGAAAAGAGGAATGGGTTCTTCATGTTGACTCTGGAGTAATCACACCCATTCTCTA
It contains:
- the LOC142535566 gene encoding protein ACCELERATED CELL DEATH 6-like isoform X2, with the protein product MGKLDLHMELERGDDFEYYDLRQLDAKNGRESDNQGTMGSESTDIFEDYDLYLAAKNGKQNDFSSILDRVSATNHVSSSEILSRVTPIGNTFFHVAAVHGNHGMVNYIATKYHSIILQKNFNGDTVLHLAAKAGNESMVETLVLIHHDLLGSYVPESQGETKDEADKNNFLRAKNERGNTALHEALINGRESIVQYLIKEDPELLYYRNKQGIYGLYLAAEAGLKDCVSSILQYSTDQERLNDQFKEKSPIEAAIVNKKLGYVEVVLYLLKGNASCATRRDKSGSLPIHLAAVEGHLATICLLLNYCPADPVELLDKNGRNILHLAAENGKLNVVNYILHNPELNELINMSDKYGNKPLHLAAINWHPEIVNALTWDKRVDITSSNDKGVTALDTADFEMLDNPPFRQRLTWSALKAAGTPRRQSKSKRGSSYRTEKYKDRVNTLLLVSTLVATITFAAGFTLPGGYSISETNIGMAAMLRKTAFHVFIFCDTIAMYSSIVVAVSLIWAQLGDLKLVLDAITVAQPLLVIALTMMSVAFTAGIFLVVRNLHWLSTVVLVIGFVFLSVLLVLLIPLCMPFTSSNRIARYISYYPFCLLMLATRTNPRGKKDG
- the LOC142535566 gene encoding protein ACCELERATED CELL DEATH 6-like isoform X1 — its product is MGKLDLHMELERGDDFEYYDLRQLDAKNGRESDNQGTMGSESTDIFEDYDLYLAAKNGKQNDFSSILDRVSATNHVSSSEILSRVTPIGNTFFHVAAVHGNHGMVNYIATKYHSIILQKNFNGDTVLHLAAKAGNESMVETLVLIHHDLLGSYVPESQGETKDEADKNNFLRAKNERGNTALHEALINGRESIVQYLIKEDPELLYYRNKQGIYGLYLAAEAGLKDCVSSILQYSTDQERLNDQFKEKSPIEAAIVNKKLDVLEVILNSSPRFIKLQDGRGRLPLHYAASLGYVEVVLYLLKGNASCATRRDKSGSLPIHLAAVEGHLATICLLLNYCPADPVELLDKNGRNILHLAAENGKLNVVNYILHNPELNELINMSDKYGNKPLHLAAINWHPEIVNALTWDKRVDITSSNDKGVTALDTADFEMLDNPPFRQRLTWSALKAAGTPRRQSKSKRGSSYRTEKYKDRVNTLLLVSTLVATITFAAGFTLPGGYSISETNIGMAAMLRKTAFHVFIFCDTIAMYSSIVVAVSLIWAQLGDLKLVLDAITVAQPLLVIALTMMSVAFTAGIFLVVRNLHWLSTVVLVIGFVFLSVLLVLLIPLCMPFTSSNRIARYISYYPFCLLMLATRTNPRGKKDG